DNA sequence from the Ignavibacteria bacterium genome:
TTACACAGTTGCCAGCGGAGATATACATTGGGCCCATCCCGCGGGCATATTTATTCTTCTTGCTATAATATTGGTGTCATTTATATTCGGAAAGTCATTTTGCAGTTGGCTGTGTCCAGTTGGGCTAATTTCAGAAAGTCTTGGAGATCTAGGAGAGAAGATATTTAAACGTAAGATCAAAATGCCGAAGTTTCTTGACTATCCTCTTCGAAGTTTAAAATATTTGATGCTTGCATTTTTTGCCTACGTCATATTTTTTGCAATGGATATTGCTGCGTTGAAAATGTTTCTCGACAGTCCATACAATCAAGTTGCAGATATAAAAATGTATTATTTCTTTGCAAATATTTCGAGATTCTCTCTAATTGTTATTGTTGTACTCGCATTACTTTCGGTAGTATTTCGAAATTTCTGGTGCAGGTACCTATGTCCTTATGGCGCATTTTTATCCTTCTTTACATTTTTAAGTCCCTATAAAATTAAGAGAAGTATTCCAACGTGCATCGATTGTGATAAATGCAACAAAGTCTGCCCGTCTTTCATAAATATTGCAAAAGCGAAAGTGGTAATTTCTGATGAATGCACGTCTTGTTTAAATTGTGTTGATGCTTGCCCGGTTAAAAATACGCTCGAACTCAAATCAGTAATTACAAAGAAAACTATTAAACCGAGAACTGTTGCAATAGCCATTGTTGTTTTATTCATGGCGGTAACAGGCTTAGGAATGCTGACAGGCAACTGGCAGAATAAAATGGAATTGTCTGATTACATAGAGCATATGAAAAACATTGAATCGTCAACATATTCTCATCCGACGGGAACAGAACATCTTGAAGAGATAAACAAAGAAACAAGCGAGATGAATGTAAATCGAGAAAGAATGAAACAATGAATCCATACATCAGAAAATTAATTTCAGAACACGAGCATGGATTAGTACAACTTGGATTTCTTGATGATTCAACCCGAAGAATTGTCGAAAGAGGATTTGACGAAGAAAATTTTAGGATGATAAAAAAATCTGTGGAATTTATTTCTAGAGAAATTCGCGAACATATTGAAGCAGAAGAAAAAAATCTCTTCCCAATTATGGAGAAACGCCTCCCCGTTAGCGGGCCGATAGAAATTATGCGATCAGAGCATAGAATTTTGTGGAAGAAAATGGATCGATTGGCACAAAGTGTTTATTCGGTGGAGGAAGATGAAATAAGCCGAGATAAAATTACTCTTTTGAGAACAAGCGCATTGGACGTTGTTAATTTTCTTGGTGATCATATCAACAAAGAAAATTCAGTTTTATTTCAATTGGCCGAAAGAATTTTAAGCCAAGAAGAACTTAATTCGCTTGCGGAATTAGCGTGAAAATGAAGAACACAGAATTTTATAATTCTATTTCAAATTTCTATGATGAAATGATCAACCTTGATTCATCCGTGAGCGCTAAGAAAACTCTTTTTCCATATTTCATTCAAAAGAATTATAAAGATGCAATCGACCTTGGATGCGGAAGCGGAGCAGATTCTATAGCACTGGCAAGTCTTGGACTAAATGTATCGGCTTTCGACAGCTCAACAAAAATGTTGGAATCGGCAAAGAAGAATTCGAACAGTTATAATTTTAAGATCAAGTTTTCATTTATAGATCTTGAGAATTTCAAAACATTTAATGAACGGACGGACTTTGTCATTTCAATGGGAAATACACTTGCAAATATTTCGTCAAAAAGTATTAATAAAGTTTTTAAAAACATTTTTCAAACGCTGAATGTAGGAGGTTCATTTCTTTTTCAAATTTTAAATTATGAGCGAATAATTAATGAAAAAGAAAGATTAATCAGCATTACTGAAAATAACGATTCAATATATGTACGCTTTTATGACTTTGAGAAAGCAACGCTTGGTTTTAATATTCTCGCAATTCCAAAAAACAATTTGAAATCTACAAAAATATTCACGTCGACAATTTATCCTCATATGAAAGATATTTTAGTAGGTTTACTGAACTCCGCTGGCTTTTCAAAGATAAAAGTGTATGGAAGTTTTAAAAAAGAAAAATTTAACTCAATAAAATCCAAGGATTTAATCATCCACTCAGTCAGGTAAAATTACTTTAAATAAATATGGGACCATTTATGAAAAAAATATTTCTAACACTTTGTTCAATCTTTTTGTTGAGCCAAATGTCATTCGGCCAGGTTAAACTTTCCGGTCTTGCCTATTTTGATTACTTCTACAATTTTGAAAGAAATTCAGGAAAAATTGCAGAAAAAGATCAGCAGGGATTTCAATTTCGAAGAGTATTTTTCACCGCTGATTTTGATATCTCAGAAAAACTCTCTTCGCGAGTGAGATTAGAATCTGACGGAGCTAATTTTGCCGGAACTCCAAAATTCGCATCTTATCTTAAAGACTTTTACGTACAGTATAAATTTGAGAGCGCTGCACTTTTAATTGGTTTGCAGGGAACTCCACCGATCGAAACAGAAGAAAAATATTGGGGTTATCGTTCAGTAGAAAAAATCCAAGTTGACATTCGCGGAGGAGTTGCCACACGAGATATGGGAGTTGCAATCAAAGGAAGTCTTGGTGAGGGAAAATCCACAAATTACTGGGTAATGTATGGTAATAACAGTTCACATGGAGCGGAGTCAAATAAATATAAACGAGTATATGCTCAAATCAATCATCAAGTCACTTCAAACTTACTTGCAAATTTAGACGTTAATTTTGCAAACGCCTCTAAAGATAAAAATCACTTGATGGGAAGATTTGGGCTTTATTATCAAGAAAAAGGGGCATATTCATTTGGCGCCAGCGCACTTTATAATTCCATTCAAAAAGTTTTACCTGGCGATAAAAACTTAAATTCACTCGGAGTCTCTGCATTCGGAAATACTACCATCTCGAACGACTTTTCATTTTTTGGTAGAGTTGATTACTGGGATGCAAATTTTGATTCAAACGTAAAGAATGATTCAGAAATTACTTTTCTCGCTGGAGTTGATTACAAAGCTGACAAAAATCTAAGCATCATCCCAAACATCTCTTTCAATAAATATGAAATGAGCGGAATTAAGTCCGACATTACAGGAAAGCTTACATTTTTCTGGAGATTTTAATAAGACTTCGGTAAATAAATAATAACGAGTAGTTTCTCAATTATTTAAAGTCGTTCCTATGAAAAATTAGAACGACTTTTTTATTTATTATCTTTGTAAAAAATTAAGGAGAAAAAATTGGAAATATTTCT
Encoded proteins:
- a CDS encoding 4Fe-4S binding protein — protein: MKKVKVIRNTNKPIQKVRLTVQSLFTLLSVWIGVEFYFFITYLESGGKTFFMNRPPGVDGYLPISSLMSLRYTVASGDIHWAHPAGIFILLAIILVSFIFGKSFCSWLCPVGLISESLGDLGEKIFKRKIKMPKFLDYPLRSLKYLMLAFFAYVIFFAMDIAALKMFLDSPYNQVADIKMYYFFANISRFSLIVIVVLALLSVVFRNFWCRYLCPYGAFLSFFTFLSPYKIKRSIPTCIDCDKCNKVCPSFINIAKAKVVISDECTSCLNCVDACPVKNTLELKSVITKKTIKPRTVAIAIVVLFMAVTGLGMLTGNWQNKMELSDYIEHMKNIESSTYSHPTGTEHLEEINKETSEMNVNRERMKQ
- a CDS encoding hemerythrin domain-containing protein, with translation MNPYIRKLISEHEHGLVQLGFLDDSTRRIVERGFDEENFRMIKKSVEFISREIREHIEAEEKNLFPIMEKRLPVSGPIEIMRSEHRILWKKMDRLAQSVYSVEEDEISRDKITLLRTSALDVVNFLGDHINKENSVLFQLAERILSQEELNSLAELA
- a CDS encoding class I SAM-dependent methyltransferase, which produces MKNTEFYNSISNFYDEMINLDSSVSAKKTLFPYFIQKNYKDAIDLGCGSGADSIALASLGLNVSAFDSSTKMLESAKKNSNSYNFKIKFSFIDLENFKTFNERTDFVISMGNTLANISSKSINKVFKNIFQTLNVGGSFLFQILNYERIINEKERLISITENNDSIYVRFYDFEKATLGFNILAIPKNNLKSTKIFTSTIYPHMKDILVGLLNSAGFSKIKVYGSFKKEKFNSIKSKDLIIHSVR